Proteins from a genomic interval of Rubinisphaera italica:
- a CDS encoding YiiD C-terminal domain-containing protein → MSKLNPEQWTEYLHNNIPVCKAMGIEVLEATWEGARILLPLGENVNHRETAFGGSISTAGILACWLLINLRMRELQESPKIVVQTSETTFLTPIADAFEAECRTEDDAQWDRFLKIYQKKGRGRLQLTSTIFCGEKIAAQHSGSFVSIK, encoded by the coding sequence ATGAGCAAATTGAATCCCGAACAGTGGACCGAGTACCTGCATAATAATATTCCCGTCTGTAAAGCGATGGGAATTGAAGTGCTGGAAGCGACCTGGGAAGGGGCCAGGATTCTTCTGCCCTTGGGCGAAAATGTCAATCATCGAGAGACCGCATTCGGCGGCAGCATTTCGACAGCAGGAATTCTTGCTTGCTGGTTATTGATCAATCTACGAATGCGAGAATTGCAGGAATCTCCTAAAATCGTAGTACAAACGAGCGAAACTACGTTTCTAACCCCAATCGCAGATGCGTTTGAAGCCGAGTGTCGAACTGAAGACGATGCTCAATGGGATCGCTTTCTGAAGATCTACCAGAAGAAAGGAAGAGGTCGACTGCAGTTGACCTCAACAATTTTCTGTGGAGAGAAAATCGCCGCTCAACATTCCGGATCCTTTGTCTCCATCAAATAA
- a CDS encoding sulfatase family protein, with amino-acid sequence MLWKLTLPRNDRNESSQYLLQRIATLILAAWTLYPTIGSVNSVFSAEITSVPNIVLILADDMGYGDPQCYNSQSKCVTPNIDRLAKEGMRFTDAHAAGGVCHPSRYGLLTGRYPFRHHRDWRKEPLISTEEDTVPKLLVRAGYQTRMIGKWHLGFEDGYDYDFAAGLQGGPVDRGFQSYFGMPASLDIPPYYYIENKMASPPPTIPIDASSSPGWSPIQGAFWREGLRAGNFIMEDVLDVFATKAIETIQQDFNDTEKPQFLYLALPAPHTPWLPADKFRGLGEAGLYSEFVAHVDDVVGRVLNAIDKTNSAENTLVIFSSDNGPTWYDVDEERYHHNSAGPFRGMKGDAWEGGHRVPFIMRWPNQIPAWSECDETIGFIDLLPTVSEITGVASDHSSALDGRSFAQLIELPTDSPWPRGERVMLQHHSGNVIRSGQWKLITNLGSSGFTKPSKVAPVSGGPKGQLYDLGYDKGEQDNLWLEHPEIVEKLSAIRKEILNKE; translated from the coding sequence ATGCTTTGGAAACTGACTCTGCCTCGTAACGATCGAAACGAGTCTTCTCAATACTTACTACAAAGAATAGCGACACTCATACTGGCTGCATGGACATTGTATCCAACAATTGGTTCGGTAAATTCAGTATTTTCTGCAGAAATCACCAGCGTACCTAATATCGTCCTCATCCTTGCCGACGACATGGGGTATGGGGACCCTCAATGCTACAACTCTCAATCAAAGTGCGTTACACCCAATATTGATCGATTGGCAAAAGAAGGAATGCGCTTTACCGATGCTCACGCGGCTGGAGGAGTTTGTCATCCTTCACGTTACGGCTTACTGACAGGCAGATACCCTTTTCGACATCATCGAGACTGGCGGAAGGAACCATTGATTTCAACAGAGGAAGATACGGTTCCCAAACTCCTGGTGAGAGCCGGCTATCAAACTCGAATGATTGGCAAATGGCACCTCGGTTTTGAAGATGGTTACGACTACGACTTCGCCGCGGGGTTGCAAGGTGGACCGGTTGATCGTGGCTTTCAATCGTATTTTGGAATGCCTGCATCTCTGGATATCCCCCCTTATTATTACATCGAAAATAAAATGGCTTCACCTCCCCCTACAATTCCCATCGATGCAAGTTCCTCTCCCGGATGGAGCCCGATTCAGGGAGCGTTCTGGCGGGAAGGCTTGCGGGCGGGGAATTTTATCATGGAAGATGTTCTGGATGTTTTCGCGACGAAAGCGATTGAAACAATTCAGCAGGACTTCAACGATACTGAAAAACCTCAGTTCCTGTATCTGGCCTTGCCTGCTCCGCATACTCCCTGGTTACCGGCTGATAAATTTCGTGGTCTTGGTGAAGCCGGCCTTTACAGCGAATTTGTCGCCCATGTCGACGACGTTGTCGGACGCGTACTCAATGCAATCGATAAAACGAATTCCGCCGAAAACACGCTGGTTATTTTTTCCAGTGACAACGGTCCCACCTGGTACGATGTTGATGAAGAACGCTACCACCACAACAGCGCAGGACCATTTCGGGGTATGAAAGGAGATGCCTGGGAAGGTGGTCATCGCGTTCCCTTCATCATGCGCTGGCCCAATCAGATTCCCGCCTGGTCGGAATGTGATGAGACGATCGGATTTATTGATTTGCTACCAACGGTCTCAGAAATAACCGGAGTGGCCAGCGACCATTCTTCAGCGTTGGACGGACGCAGTTTCGCACAGCTCATCGAATTGCCAACGGATTCGCCCTGGCCACGTGGTGAGCGTGTGATGCTGCAGCATCACTCCGGGAATGTGATTCGCAGTGGTCAATGGAAATTGATCACCAATTTAGGATCCAGTGGTTTCACCAAGCCAAGTAAAGTTGCTCCCGTCTCTGGCGGCCCCAAAGGTCAACTGTATGATCTCGGCTACGACAAAGGTGAGCAGGATAACCTCTGGCTTGAGCATCCTGAGATTGTCGAAAAACTATCCGCAATACGGAAAGAGATTCTCAACAAAGAATAA
- a CDS encoding TIGR03032 family protein: MGPWKTCSADHSFYPQWRPSFVTAIAPQDRCHLNGLCVVDGKPKYVTALGKSDEPAGWRDNKASGGVVMDIESNEVIARGLSMPHSPRFHEGKLWVLNSGAGGIGFIDQATGNYESVAKLPGFTRGFSIQGRFAFIGLSQVRESAIFSGIEIAQRPESECWSGVAVVDLVRGETIAWLRFEDAVQEVFAASILPNRIWPDLINDDPELIGLSYVLPDEALKDVPDDMRSTS, encoded by the coding sequence CTGGGTCCCTGGAAGACGTGCAGTGCCGATCACAGTTTCTATCCCCAGTGGCGACCTTCGTTTGTCACTGCAATCGCTCCTCAGGATCGTTGCCACTTGAACGGGTTGTGTGTTGTTGACGGGAAGCCGAAATATGTAACCGCGTTGGGCAAAAGTGACGAGCCGGCAGGCTGGCGCGATAACAAAGCCAGCGGCGGGGTTGTTATGGATATTGAGAGCAATGAAGTGATTGCACGCGGACTTTCGATGCCGCATTCTCCACGCTTTCATGAGGGAAAGCTCTGGGTATTGAATTCAGGAGCAGGGGGGATCGGCTTCATCGATCAGGCAACGGGCAATTACGAATCGGTCGCTAAACTCCCTGGCTTCACACGTGGCTTTTCGATCCAGGGTCGGTTTGCGTTTATCGGATTATCGCAGGTGAGAGAGTCCGCAATCTTCAGTGGAATTGAAATTGCACAGCGTCCTGAGTCCGAATGCTGGTCGGGTGTCGCAGTAGTGGACCTGGTTCGTGGCGAAACCATCGCCTGGCTGCGATTTGAAGATGCCGTTCAGGAAGTCTTTGCGGCCAGTATCCTGCCCAATCGAATCTGGCCCGACCTGATTAACGACGATCCCGAACTTATCGGCCTCAGTTATGTCCTGCCCGACGAAGCCCTCAAAGATGTCCCGGACGATATGCGTTCAACGTCCTGA
- a CDS encoding DUF1559 domain-containing protein, with protein MMIRNRHLHSPRGFTLIELLVVIAIIAILVALLLPAVQQAREAARRSACKNNMKQIGLALHNYHDVYSVFPPGGFKATGPITSSSNENTAFGEVNHSYLVAILPFVEASALYDQFNPIQGWRGRPNRRAVNSVPAVYQCPSSSKTHSDHVNETIIDSSDVVLGQMFAGHYVGNMGPVGTGYQLQCENPSAGTSIPNCSSGNECSGQGVLGANTKIRFRDIIDGTSNTIMVGEMSANEYLTGAVAPRAWSRGCAQHSCGMTKNVKFGINIQGFVSGNFNSMSFSSPHQGGAQLLMSDGGVKFTSENVDIDLYLATASRDGNEAKTLEF; from the coding sequence ATGATGATTCGAAATAGACATTTACATTCACCGCGGGGGTTCACGCTAATCGAGCTGCTCGTTGTGATCGCAATCATTGCCATACTGGTCGCCCTGCTCCTCCCCGCAGTGCAGCAAGCCAGAGAAGCCGCCCGCCGTTCTGCCTGCAAAAACAATATGAAGCAAATCGGACTGGCCCTGCACAATTATCACGATGTCTATTCCGTTTTCCCGCCGGGAGGGTTCAAAGCGACCGGTCCAATTACTTCCAGCAGCAATGAAAACACTGCCTTTGGGGAAGTAAATCACAGTTATCTCGTGGCGATTCTTCCCTTTGTGGAAGCCTCCGCGTTATATGACCAGTTCAATCCGATTCAAGGCTGGAGAGGAAGACCTAATCGTCGAGCAGTCAATTCCGTCCCCGCGGTTTATCAATGTCCCAGTTCGAGTAAAACTCATTCCGATCATGTCAACGAAACGATCATCGACAGCAGCGATGTCGTATTAGGCCAGATGTTTGCTGGTCATTATGTGGGCAATATGGGACCAGTTGGGACAGGCTATCAGTTGCAATGCGAAAATCCATCCGCAGGAACCTCCATTCCCAATTGCAGTTCCGGAAATGAATGCTCTGGTCAGGGAGTCCTCGGAGCCAATACGAAAATACGCTTTCGTGATATTATCGATGGAACCTCAAATACCATTATGGTCGGAGAGATGTCTGCGAATGAATATCTCACTGGTGCGGTCGCACCGCGTGCCTGGTCTCGCGGATGTGCTCAACATTCCTGCGGCATGACAAAGAACGTCAAGTTCGGCATTAATATTCAAGGATTTGTTTCCGGCAATTTCAACAGCATGAGCTTCAGCAGTCCTCATCAAGGGGGAGCCCAGCTATTGATGTCAGATGGAGGCGTCAAATTCACCTCCGAAAATGTCGACATCGATCTCTATCTGGCGACCGCAAGCCGGGATGGCAACGAAGCGAAAACTCTGGAGTTTTAA
- a CDS encoding DUF1501 domain-containing protein yields MNPFQFNRRVLLGEAGVGLGAIALNAMLQGDSVACADHSLARHLQGAHFPSNVKSVIFLFMSGGPSHVDTFDPKPTLTKLEGEPVPASIVGNVPNIPRSGVNSKLMASPFSFQKYGKSGIEVSDLLPHTAKHVDDLCVIRSLNHRIPVHGPGECVTLTGSGLGDRPSLGSWFTYGLGSEAENLPGFVVMSSNTTGPAPQRPGWGTGFLPARYQGTLIDDQRGVPYSKLPDLYSTADRRKQLNFIHWMNQQHLTQQASNSELEARIESYELGFRMQMTAPEVLDLSTETAETQQMYGIDQKPTAEFGRHCLLARRLVEQGVRFIQLRNGGWDAHGALKGNHTNRAKATDLPVAGLLQDLKQRGLLDQTLVLWGGEFGRTPTTEGNRTGDSRGRDHSPAGYTMWLAGGGVRGGQVIGTTDELGYVPVERPLSPHDLHATLLHSLGLDQHKLTYLHNNREEIPTVLGGEVIQEVF; encoded by the coding sequence GTGAATCCATTTCAATTCAACCGTCGAGTTCTATTAGGCGAAGCTGGTGTCGGATTAGGAGCGATTGCTCTGAACGCAATGCTCCAGGGTGATTCTGTTGCTTGTGCTGATCATTCTCTGGCTCGTCATCTGCAGGGAGCTCATTTTCCATCAAACGTGAAGAGTGTTATCTTCCTCTTTATGTCGGGTGGCCCCAGCCATGTCGACACTTTTGATCCGAAACCGACCCTCACCAAACTGGAAGGAGAACCGGTTCCCGCCAGTATCGTCGGGAATGTTCCTAACATTCCACGATCAGGTGTCAATTCGAAACTGATGGCTTCTCCGTTTTCTTTTCAGAAGTACGGAAAAAGTGGAATCGAAGTTTCCGATCTGCTTCCACATACGGCCAAGCATGTCGATGATCTGTGTGTAATTCGTTCGCTGAATCATCGGATTCCAGTCCATGGTCCGGGAGAATGTGTGACGTTAACCGGTTCAGGATTGGGAGATCGTCCCAGCTTGGGCTCGTGGTTCACGTATGGTTTGGGAAGCGAAGCAGAAAACCTTCCCGGCTTTGTCGTCATGTCTTCCAACACGACCGGCCCCGCTCCACAACGCCCGGGATGGGGAACCGGCTTTCTGCCTGCTCGATACCAGGGAACACTCATTGATGATCAACGTGGTGTCCCCTATTCGAAACTCCCCGATCTATATTCGACAGCCGACCGCAGAAAGCAACTCAATTTCATTCACTGGATGAATCAGCAACACCTGACTCAGCAGGCCAGCAATTCTGAGTTGGAAGCCAGGATTGAATCTTATGAACTCGGATTCCGAATGCAGATGACCGCCCCCGAAGTCCTCGATCTGTCGACCGAAACTGCTGAAACACAACAGATGTATGGAATCGATCAAAAACCAACAGCAGAGTTTGGTCGACACTGCCTGCTGGCCCGCCGTCTGGTTGAGCAGGGAGTGCGATTTATCCAACTCCGAAACGGTGGATGGGATGCCCATGGAGCTCTCAAAGGAAATCATACCAATCGTGCGAAAGCGACCGATCTGCCGGTGGCTGGCTTACTTCAGGACTTGAAACAACGAGGATTACTCGATCAGACGCTCGTCCTCTGGGGTGGGGAATTCGGTCGGACTCCAACAACAGAAGGAAATCGCACGGGGGATAGCCGCGGTCGCGATCATTCTCCAGCTGGATACACCATGTGGCTAGCCGGTGGCGGTGTTCGTGGTGGACAGGTGATTGGCACCACTGATGAGCTGGGCTATGTTCCTGTTGAACGTCCCCTTTCCCCTCACGATCTGCATGCCACACTGCTCCATAGCTTGGGGCTGGATCAGCACAAACTGACTTATCTGCATAACAATCGAGAAGAAATCCCGACCGTTCTTGGTGGGGAAGTTATTCAAGAGGTGTTCTAA
- a CDS encoding PSD1 and planctomycete cytochrome C domain-containing protein produces the protein MIHAADCKRITYCSFLLILFTFSCLNEVRSLSAAEQTDRIAAERFQDLDLFRLSSNSVDSKGWLGPWITSRILPPQIVESTFNTPETSRQDVLIMGTGDRNNPLRRQLAETFTDEELFVGYRFLYEPDEIAATQTDPEFFILWLDRIDGSDRAVHNSQVPNIGVHLADRGPSRGKNVFMVRFGSQQTAWSHRELEPGKTYHVIARVSKEQPGERNDYSQLQLWVNPTAEDVDQPLLTLNKQQGINQIRWAGFATGVKTESEDRIRIGDLILSRSWDDVYNFLQSDSNHSPGQASPQMPQQLVWKEPIHFRDDIYPILKERCYDCHAGEFPDSGYRLDVRNEFLGYSTGEAFVLPGNSRRSHLIDILTSKADDGRMPPDDEPLSEIQIAKFRAWIDQGLAWDDELLPAPRLESDHWAFQKISRPEVPRTLPATQQAHPIDAFIATRQHEHGIQSSEPASRRILIRRLYLDLLGLPPTTEETESFLNDDSPDAYEELVEQVLNSPHYGERMGRFWLDLARWGESQGFQHDIPRPFAWRYRDYVINSFNSDKPYDQFLKEQLAGDELENQSDETLVATGFLAAARISGNQMDKEIQRTEVMFDIVDNTASSLLGLTLECAQCHNHKFEPLSQRDYYRFLAFFSKGQMGNLKLQQAEQISAEEIKNWFSKSSYNFYMSEAKKLKINPADYAPHTWGYYSPVTGNPDVEFLRVVNRSPLPYSPEFLKRQQTSILVRGVPGSPGLPVEPGWPAVLGTVPSELSPTPRQALSDWLSSPDNPLVARVWANRIWQSHFGRGIVSTPSNFGTHGSLPSHPQLLDWLASELLSNGWSTKHLHRLIVTSNTYKQSSHLIPKSLEQDPENKYLWRWPQRRLEAEAIRDSVLVATGELNRKIGGPSIPPQHVEEQLRRTIYLTQRRSKLPDVMTMFDAPDGIKSCSRRDVSTVALQPLYLLNSPFVVSRAKKLAELVQADAGNQRSDQINDVFIRTLGREPTEVEKRQAVSLFSDPSSPVDISEEKSEDMQLIQFCHAMLNLNEFVYLP, from the coding sequence ATGATTCATGCTGCCGATTGCAAACGAATAACTTATTGTTCGTTTCTGCTGATTTTATTTACATTCAGTTGCTTAAATGAAGTCCGTTCATTATCTGCAGCCGAGCAGACAGATCGGATTGCCGCTGAACGCTTTCAGGATCTGGATTTGTTCAGACTCTCCTCGAATTCCGTAGATTCGAAAGGCTGGCTCGGCCCGTGGATCACTTCTCGAATTCTGCCTCCTCAAATCGTGGAGTCTACATTTAATACTCCTGAAACTTCACGGCAGGATGTCTTAATCATGGGAACGGGAGATCGAAATAATCCCCTGCGACGACAACTGGCTGAAACTTTTACGGATGAAGAACTGTTTGTCGGGTATCGCTTTTTGTATGAGCCAGACGAAATCGCTGCGACTCAAACAGATCCTGAGTTTTTTATTCTCTGGCTCGACAGAATTGATGGCAGTGATCGCGCTGTCCACAATTCACAGGTACCAAATATCGGAGTACATCTGGCTGACCGTGGTCCCAGTCGCGGCAAGAATGTGTTTATGGTTCGCTTTGGTTCTCAACAGACCGCCTGGAGTCACCGTGAACTGGAACCTGGAAAAACTTATCACGTCATAGCACGTGTCTCCAAAGAACAACCAGGCGAACGTAACGATTACAGTCAACTCCAGTTGTGGGTGAATCCCACAGCTGAGGATGTCGATCAGCCTCTGCTCACACTCAATAAACAGCAGGGTATCAATCAAATCCGCTGGGCTGGTTTTGCCACGGGAGTGAAAACAGAAAGCGAGGATCGAATTCGTATCGGCGATTTGATTCTGTCCCGTTCATGGGACGATGTCTACAACTTTCTGCAGTCAGATTCGAATCATTCCCCCGGCCAAGCGTCGCCACAGATGCCTCAGCAACTCGTCTGGAAAGAGCCGATTCATTTCCGGGATGATATTTATCCTATTCTGAAAGAACGCTGTTATGATTGCCATGCGGGAGAGTTTCCGGATTCCGGATATCGACTGGATGTACGGAATGAATTTCTAGGTTACAGCACTGGCGAAGCGTTTGTACTACCGGGGAATAGCAGGCGGAGTCATCTGATTGATATTTTGACATCGAAAGCAGATGACGGACGAATGCCTCCCGATGACGAACCACTTTCCGAAATTCAAATTGCTAAATTTCGAGCCTGGATTGATCAAGGTCTCGCGTGGGATGATGAGTTGCTGCCTGCACCACGGTTGGAATCCGATCATTGGGCCTTCCAGAAAATCTCTCGACCCGAAGTCCCTCGCACGCTCCCAGCCACTCAGCAGGCTCACCCGATCGATGCCTTCATCGCAACCCGTCAACACGAGCATGGCATCCAGTCATCCGAACCCGCATCCCGGCGAATTTTAATTCGTAGGCTGTATCTGGATTTACTCGGTCTCCCTCCCACGACTGAAGAAACCGAAAGCTTTCTCAATGACGATTCACCGGATGCTTACGAAGAACTTGTAGAACAGGTTCTCAACTCGCCCCACTACGGCGAGCGCATGGGACGTTTCTGGCTCGATCTGGCACGCTGGGGAGAAAGTCAGGGATTTCAGCACGATATTCCCCGTCCCTTCGCATGGCGATATCGCGATTATGTCATCAACAGTTTTAACAGCGACAAACCTTATGACCAATTCCTGAAAGAACAACTGGCTGGTGATGAACTCGAAAACCAGTCTGATGAAACTCTGGTGGCGACCGGTTTTCTGGCAGCTGCCAGGATCAGCGGAAATCAGATGGATAAGGAAATTCAGCGAACCGAAGTGATGTTCGACATCGTCGATAACACCGCCAGTTCTCTGCTCGGCTTAACACTCGAATGTGCACAGTGCCACAATCATAAATTCGAGCCACTCTCACAACGAGATTACTATCGCTTTCTCGCCTTCTTTTCCAAAGGTCAGATGGGAAATCTGAAACTTCAACAAGCCGAACAGATTTCGGCTGAAGAAATCAAAAACTGGTTTTCAAAATCTTCTTACAATTTTTACATGTCGGAAGCGAAGAAACTGAAAATCAACCCAGCTGACTATGCGCCTCATACCTGGGGATACTATTCCCCCGTGACGGGAAATCCCGATGTCGAATTTTTGCGAGTCGTGAATCGCTCTCCGCTCCCCTATTCCCCTGAGTTTTTGAAACGCCAGCAAACCAGCATACTTGTCCGTGGAGTTCCAGGAAGTCCGGGACTTCCTGTCGAACCGGGCTGGCCTGCGGTGTTGGGAACGGTTCCTTCCGAACTTTCACCAACACCACGTCAGGCATTATCCGACTGGCTTTCCAGTCCTGATAATCCTCTAGTCGCTCGGGTGTGGGCGAATCGAATCTGGCAATCACATTTTGGTCGCGGGATTGTCTCAACACCGAGCAACTTCGGCACTCACGGTTCTTTGCCGAGCCACCCTCAACTGCTCGACTGGCTGGCATCCGAATTATTGTCGAACGGCTGGAGTACAAAACATCTCCACCGTTTAATTGTCACTTCGAACACCTACAAGCAATCCAGCCATTTAATTCCGAAATCACTAGAGCAGGATCCCGAGAACAAATACTTATGGCGCTGGCCCCAAAGACGTCTGGAAGCCGAGGCGATCCGGGATTCCGTGCTGGTAGCAACTGGTGAATTGAATCGCAAAATCGGTGGCCCAAGCATCCCGCCTCAACACGTCGAAGAACAACTGAGACGGACAATCTATCTCACTCAGAGACGCAGCAAACTTCCCGATGTGATGACCATGTTTGATGCCCCGGATGGCATCAAGAGTTGTTCTCGCCGGGATGTCTCCACGGTAGCCTTACAACCGCTCTATCTACTGAACAGTCCTTTTGTGGTCAGTCGAGCAAAGAAGCTAGCGGAACTGGTTCAGGCGGACGCAGGCAATCAGCGATCCGACCAGATTAATGATGTATTTATCAGAACATTAGGTCGCGAACCGACTGAAGTTGAGAAGCGACAGGCCGTCTCGCTTTTTTCAGATCCGTCTTCTCCAGTTGACATAAGTGAGGAGAAATCTGAAGACATGCAACTCATTCAGTTTTGTCATGCGATGCTCAATCTGAATGAATTTGTCTATCTACCCTGA